One genomic segment of Pedobacter endophyticus includes these proteins:
- a CDS encoding AI-2E family transporter: MKEKLSFLPKLALVLFCLISLTYIAILGQSLLAPLLFSFLMAILLLPVGNFLETRLKFKRSLSTIIAVILMIAVISGIVYFFGKQLSDLWADWPLLKQKANVSYHELQHWISKTFKINTQKQLAYLNDSTEKALATSAAIVATTLATLSSTLLFLGFTLLFTFFILNYRRVLFTFLTSVFKQEHKEKVTEIVNQIQYIIKKYIIGLFLQMLIVTVLMITVLSLLGVKYAVLLGLVAGIFNVVPYLGIFFALLVSCLITFATAGAAKVLLVLVAFIGVHALDGNVLMPLVVGSKVKINALFAFIGIVVGEMIWGISGMFLCIPYLAILKIIFDRVDNLKPWGLLMGEDHKPEKKKRVYRITKRIKFEEKD, from the coding sequence ATGAAAGAAAAATTATCTTTTTTGCCGAAACTGGCGCTTGTACTCTTCTGCTTAATCAGCCTTACTTATATCGCAATTCTCGGTCAATCGTTGCTCGCTCCGTTACTTTTTTCGTTTTTAATGGCCATTTTGCTGCTGCCAGTAGGCAATTTTTTAGAAACGCGGCTTAAGTTTAAACGAAGCTTATCAACAATTATCGCTGTAATACTGATGATTGCAGTAATCAGCGGAATTGTGTATTTCTTCGGTAAGCAACTTAGCGATCTTTGGGCAGACTGGCCGTTGCTAAAGCAGAAAGCGAATGTATCTTACCACGAACTGCAACACTGGATTTCAAAAACGTTTAAAATTAATACGCAAAAACAACTCGCCTACCTTAACGATAGTACCGAAAAAGCTTTGGCTACCAGTGCTGCCATTGTGGCAACCACCTTAGCTACGCTTTCCTCTACCCTTTTGTTTTTAGGATTTACGCTCTTGTTTACCTTTTTCATCCTCAATTACCGGAGGGTGTTGTTTACCTTTTTAACTTCAGTGTTTAAGCAGGAGCATAAAGAAAAGGTAACGGAGATTGTAAATCAGATTCAATACATCATTAAGAAATATATTATTGGCCTGTTTTTGCAAATGCTCATTGTTACCGTTTTAATGATTACGGTGCTGAGTTTACTTGGCGTAAAATATGCTGTATTACTGGGTTTGGTAGCCGGTATTTTTAATGTTGTACCCTATCTGGGCATTTTTTTCGCACTGCTTGTAAGTTGCCTGATTACTTTTGCCACTGCCGGTGCCGCAAAGGTACTACTGGTTTTAGTGGCATTTATTGGTGTACACGCCCTTGATGGAAACGTATTGATGCCGCTGGTTGTGGGCTCGAAAGTTAAAATAAACGCCCTATTCGCTTTTATCGGCATTGTTGTTGGCGAAATGATTTGGGGCATTTCGGGCATGTTCCTTTGCATTCCGTATCTGGCCATTTTAAAGATCATTTTCGATCGCGTAGATAACCTGAAACCCTGGGGCCTTTTAATGGGCGAAGACCATAAGCCCGAAAAAAAGAAACGCGTTTATCGCATCACCAAGCGCATCAAGTTTGAGGAAAAAGATTAA
- a CDS encoding exo-beta-N-acetylmuramidase NamZ family protein codes for MKRYISFAFTSLIALSACGQPKPVGDDIKPKRSGKTQLRSIDAIKPESALKTGAEQTEKYLPLLKGKRVGMVVNPTSIIGAETSVDSLLKRGVKIQKIFGPEHGFRGNASAGVAVNDEIDEKTGIKAVSLYGKHSTPTTEDLADIDIMVFDIQDVGVRFYTYINTLQHVMEACAANKKPLLILDRPNPNGYLIDGPILDPKYKSGIGLQPIPISHGLTVGEYAQMLNGEGWLKDKAKCEITIIKNANYNHDMEYTLPVKPSPNLNTAQSILLYPSTCLFEGVYLNHGRGTMFPFTIIGAPYLKGKYDFSFTPKSIKGMSESPLFQDQVCYGLDLRNYDVEKLRASKQVNISWLIELYNASPRKEDFFNTKLSKALGTIEKLVGDGNFRQQVIDGKSEKEIRASWEPGLSAYKTMRKKYLLYE; via the coding sequence ATGAAAAGATACATCAGCTTTGCATTTACAAGTTTAATAGCCCTGAGCGCATGCGGCCAACCCAAGCCCGTGGGCGATGATATAAAGCCAAAGCGCAGTGGAAAAACGCAATTGCGATCAATTGATGCCATTAAACCAGAAAGCGCACTGAAAACAGGTGCTGAACAGACTGAAAAGTACCTACCGTTGTTGAAGGGAAAACGTGTGGGCATGGTGGTAAACCCAACTTCGATAATCGGAGCCGAAACTTCGGTAGATAGCTTATTGAAACGAGGTGTAAAAATTCAGAAGATTTTCGGTCCGGAGCATGGCTTCAGAGGCAATGCAAGCGCCGGAGTAGCAGTAAACGATGAAATTGATGAAAAAACCGGAATAAAAGCGGTTTCACTTTATGGAAAGCACAGTACACCAACCACCGAAGATTTGGCTGATATAGACATTATGGTTTTTGATATTCAGGATGTTGGCGTTCGTTTTTACACGTATATTAACACATTGCAACATGTAATGGAAGCCTGTGCAGCCAACAAAAAACCGCTGTTGATACTTGATCGCCCCAACCCGAACGGCTATTTAATTGATGGGCCGATTTTAGATCCAAAATACAAATCGGGCATTGGTTTACAGCCCATTCCAATTTCGCATGGCTTAACAGTTGGCGAGTACGCTCAAATGCTTAATGGCGAAGGCTGGCTTAAAGACAAGGCAAAATGTGAGATTACGATTATCAAAAATGCCAACTACAACCACGACATGGAATATACCTTACCGGTAAAACCATCGCCGAACTTGAACACCGCACAGTCTATACTACTTTACCCATCTACTTGTTTGTTTGAGGGAGTATATTTAAATCATGGCCGCGGTACAATGTTTCCTTTCACCATTATTGGTGCGCCATATTTAAAGGGCAAATATGATTTCAGCTTTACGCCAAAAAGCATTAAAGGAATGTCTGAATCGCCATTGTTTCAAGATCAGGTTTGCTATGGCTTAGACCTGAGAAATTATGATGTAGAAAAATTGCGGGCATCGAAACAGGTAAACATCTCATGGCTGATCGAGCTTTACAATGCGTCTCCAAGAAAAGAAGATTTTTTTAACACCAAACTGAGTAAGGCTTTAGGAACAATTGAAAAGCTGGTGGGTGATGGCAATTTCAGACAACAGGTCATTGATGGAAAGAGCGAAAAAGAGATCAGAGCAAGCTGGGAACCCGGCTTAAGTGCATACAAAACAATGCGCAAAAAGTACCTGCTTTATGAGTAG
- a CDS encoding ABC transporter permease codes for MNFEYFIAGRIAIKSERTFSKLIVRIAIAGVMLSLAVMILSIAIIKGFKTEIQDKVRGYLGDVQITRYDLNNSFEHTPFVLDAETEKQLKNNPEIEYYYPFATKPAILSANNEIEGINFKGIDKTYKWDYIKQHIISGTIIDFSDSTAAMQELLISKYTANRLKLKTGDDFIMYFVQNQLRPRKFKIVGIYDIGVEDIDKGFVLGNFNIIKRLNNWKTNEIGGVELRIKNFKKLRPIADQIYEQLPRNLRSYSIEENFPNIFTWLGLLDVNTRVILILMLIVGVINMVTALLIMILERTNMIGMLKSFGASNLSIMKIFLYNAAYLIGIGLLLGNILGIGLGLFQQSTHLFKLDQSSYFLTYAPIEFHAVDIIGLNVITIVVCLTVLIIPSLLISKVSPLKAIRFK; via the coding sequence TTGAATTTCGAATATTTCATAGCGGGCCGAATTGCCATCAAATCTGAACGGACTTTTTCAAAGCTGATCGTTCGCATCGCCATCGCAGGCGTAATGCTCAGCCTGGCTGTTATGATCTTATCTATCGCCATTATTAAAGGGTTTAAAACCGAAATTCAGGATAAGGTACGTGGCTATTTAGGCGATGTTCAGATTACGCGCTACGATTTAAACAACTCGTTTGAACATACACCGTTTGTGCTCGATGCTGAAACAGAAAAGCAACTCAAAAACAATCCCGAAATAGAATATTATTATCCCTTTGCTACCAAACCGGCCATTCTTTCGGCCAATAACGAAATTGAAGGGATAAATTTTAAGGGGATTGATAAAACCTATAAGTGGGATTATATCAAACAGCACATTATCAGCGGTACGATCATCGATTTTTCTGATAGTACGGCGGCGATGCAGGAACTGCTAATTTCGAAATATACGGCCAACCGACTAAAACTAAAAACAGGCGACGATTTTATCATGTATTTTGTTCAAAATCAGCTTCGCCCGCGGAAATTTAAAATTGTTGGTATTTATGATATCGGGGTAGAAGATATTGACAAAGGTTTTGTTTTGGGCAATTTCAATATTATTAAACGCCTTAATAACTGGAAAACGAATGAGATTGGCGGAGTGGAACTTCGGATTAAAAACTTCAAGAAGTTGCGACCAATTGCCGACCAGATTTACGAACAGTTGCCGCGCAACCTCCGCTCGTATTCCATTGAAGAGAACTTTCCCAATATTTTTACCTGGCTCGGCCTGTTGGATGTAAATACGCGGGTAATCCTCATTTTGATGTTAATTGTTGGCGTAATCAATATGGTAACGGCGCTGTTGATCATGATTTTGGAGCGAACAAATATGATCGGCATGTTAAAATCGTTCGGTGCCAGTAACCTCAGCATCATGAAAATTTTTCTGTACAACGCCGCTTATTTAATCGGAATCGGGTTATTGTTAGGAAACATTTTGGGCATTGGGCTGGGCCTGTTTCAACAATCTACACATCTATTTAAGCTCGACCAATCGTCGTATTTTTTAACCTATGCGCCGATAGAATTTCACGCCGTCGATATCATCGGCCTTAACGTAATTACTATTGTTGTTTGCTTAACTGTACTTATAATTCCTTCATTATTAATTAGCAAAGTATCGCCGCTTAAAGCAATTCGCTTTAAATAA
- a CDS encoding YchJ family protein, with protein MNIFDCPCGSSLQYQNCCQPYHLKARTAPTAEALMRSRYSAFVMANAEYLYETTHVTKRKGNSKDAYLKSAKNTKWLKLEIVSAGFDTVEFKAYYLDKSFQTDVLHEKSSFKLENGQWYYVDGVFY; from the coding sequence ATGAATATATTTGATTGTCCTTGCGGAAGTAGCTTGCAGTATCAAAACTGTTGCCAGCCTTATCATTTAAAAGCCAGAACTGCCCCAACGGCCGAAGCATTGATGCGTTCGAGATATTCGGCCTTTGTTATGGCCAATGCAGAATATCTGTACGAAACCACACACGTTACAAAACGCAAAGGAAACTCGAAAGATGCTTATTTAAAGAGCGCAAAAAATACCAAATGGCTTAAGCTCGAAATCGTTTCTGCGGGTTTTGATACTGTTGAGTTTAAAGCGTATTACCTCGATAAAAGTTTTCAAACAGACGTGCTTCACGAAAAATCTAGTTTCAAACTGGAAAATGGACAGTGGTATTATGTAGATGGAGTGTTTTACTAG
- a CDS encoding DNA topoisomerase IB gives MVQGKDVVKESGLVYVTDTMPGLYRKGKPGKFYYEDKDGNKVSDEKHLARIKALVIPPAWQNVWIANKPNAYLQVTGIDAAGRKQYKYHTKWTSRRSEHKYFRLLEFGRALPNARKNLAKDLRRKEFDERKVLAISVDVLQKTLIRVGNESYKQLYGSFGLTTLRDKHVKINGSKIVMDFIGKKGVKQQLELNDRSLARMVKKCRDIPGQELFQFYTNGKEHKSIDSGKINSYIKEITGDDFTAKDFRTWGGTLEALRQFAKCSVDEDLQLNSKKTIVKVLDCVAQKLGNTRAVCKSSYVYPLLITAYENNELEKYLKMMNKNKATSKVGLAHDEKVLLSFLKSTNK, from the coding sequence ATGGTACAAGGCAAAGATGTTGTTAAAGAGAGCGGATTAGTTTATGTAACCGATACGATGCCTGGTCTTTATCGAAAGGGCAAACCCGGAAAATTTTATTACGAAGACAAAGACGGCAACAAGGTTTCCGATGAGAAACACCTTGCCCGTATAAAGGCACTTGTTATACCGCCAGCGTGGCAAAATGTATGGATAGCCAATAAACCAAATGCCTACCTGCAGGTTACGGGGATAGATGCAGCGGGGCGGAAGCAATACAAGTATCACACCAAATGGACAAGTCGCCGCTCTGAGCATAAATACTTCAGGCTTCTGGAGTTTGGCAGGGCTTTGCCGAATGCCCGCAAGAATTTGGCCAAAGATTTGCGCCGAAAAGAGTTTGACGAAAGAAAGGTGCTGGCCATTTCGGTCGATGTATTGCAAAAAACGCTGATTAGGGTAGGGAACGAGAGTTATAAGCAGCTTTATGGATCGTTTGGGTTAACAACGCTTCGTGATAAGCACGTAAAAATCAACGGCAGTAAAATCGTTATGGATTTTATAGGCAAAAAAGGGGTTAAGCAGCAATTGGAACTTAACGATCGATCGTTGGCCAGAATGGTGAAAAAATGCCGCGACATTCCGGGGCAGGAGCTATTTCAATTTTATACCAACGGAAAAGAGCATAAAAGCATCGATTCGGGCAAAATAAACAGCTATATCAAAGAAATTACGGGTGATGACTTTACGGCGAAAGATTTTAGGACCTGGGGTGGAACGCTCGAAGCCTTACGTCAATTTGCCAAGTGCAGCGTAGATGAAGATTTGCAATTGAATTCGAAAAAAACAATAGTTAAGGTTTTGGATTGTGTTGCCCAAAAACTTGGGAATACGCGGGCCGTTTGTAAAAGCTCTTATGTTTACCCCTTGCTAATTACCGCCTACGAGAATAATGAATTGGAGAAATACCTGAAAATGATGAATAAAAACAAGGCCACCAGCAAAGTTGGTTTGGCGCATGATGAAAAAGTGTTATTGTCATTTCTAAAATCCACAAATAAATAG
- a CDS encoding PAS domain-containing sensor histidine kinase, with protein sequence MQINLDDNASIFYYLIEESPMPIGLYVGEEMVIKVANKALLKAWGRDKAVIGKPLSEALPELINQPFLEILERVRHTGVAYEGKEDRVELINNGTLQVFYFDFIYKPLKDTDGNVWGILNNATDITELVNARLRIKANEELFRKMIQDAPVAIGILRGKNFVIEQANADLLNLWGKTESVIGLELIDGLPELIDQPFPKLLTSVYESGVSHHGYETMAKIERDGVLQDCYFNFVYDPIRNGNNEVTGIMVVANEITTLVKSRMEVAKSEERFRNLLLDTPMATAYYETEDIVLTLVNDEMLNYWGKDKSILGKKLEDAVPELKSQPFIGIIKEVYRTGVPYHADQQEATLVVDGQPKTSWFNFTYKPLRNADGQVYAILHAAMDVTKQVQLQQQKDEFLGIASHELKTPVTSIKAYTQVLERMIRNDGDEKKAAMVHKMDLQLNRLTGLIGDLLDVTKIQSGKMTFNPINFDFDLAVIEIVEEMQHISAKHHINMHLNSNAIAYADKERIGQVITNFIANAIKYSSDANSIDVSSYARDNEIVLSVQDYGIGISKELQHLVFDQFYRVSGNLQHTYPGLGLGLYISAEIVKSEGGRIWVESEEGKGSTFYFSLKINPIEL encoded by the coding sequence ATGCAAATCAACCTCGACGACAACGCCAGTATTTTTTATTACCTGATCGAAGAATCGCCAATGCCAATTGGCTTATATGTTGGCGAAGAAATGGTTATTAAGGTGGCCAACAAGGCTTTGCTTAAAGCGTGGGGCAGAGATAAAGCCGTAATTGGTAAACCGCTAAGCGAGGCATTACCAGAACTGATAAATCAGCCTTTTCTTGAGATTTTGGAAAGGGTACGCCACACTGGCGTCGCTTACGAAGGAAAAGAAGACCGGGTTGAGCTGATCAACAACGGCACTTTACAAGTATTTTACTTTGATTTTATTTATAAACCCCTAAAAGATACCGATGGCAATGTTTGGGGAATTTTGAACAATGCTACCGACATTACCGAGTTGGTAAATGCACGGTTAAGAATTAAAGCCAATGAAGAGCTTTTTAGAAAGATGATTCAGGATGCGCCCGTTGCGATAGGTATTTTAAGAGGAAAGAACTTTGTAATTGAACAGGCAAATGCCGATTTACTTAATTTGTGGGGCAAAACCGAATCGGTTATAGGACTGGAACTTATTGACGGATTGCCGGAACTGATCGATCAGCCTTTTCCTAAATTGCTTACCAGTGTATATGAATCGGGTGTTTCGCATCATGGCTACGAAACAATGGCAAAGATTGAGCGAGATGGGGTACTGCAAGATTGCTATTTCAACTTCGTTTACGATCCTATCCGCAATGGCAACAATGAAGTAACCGGCATTATGGTGGTGGCCAATGAAATTACCACCCTGGTAAAATCGCGTATGGAAGTGGCCAAAAGCGAAGAACGGTTCAGAAACCTGCTGTTGGATACGCCTATGGCTACCGCTTACTACGAAACGGAGGATATTGTACTTACGCTCGTAAACGATGAAATGCTTAACTATTGGGGCAAAGATAAGAGCATACTGGGTAAAAAGTTAGAAGACGCCGTTCCTGAGCTTAAGAGCCAGCCATTTATTGGCATCATCAAAGAAGTTTATAGAACGGGAGTTCCGTACCATGCCGATCAGCAGGAAGCCACCCTGGTTGTTGATGGTCAACCGAAAACAAGCTGGTTCAATTTTACCTACAAACCGCTGCGCAATGCCGACGGACAAGTGTATGCCATTTTACACGCGGCTATGGACGTAACCAAACAGGTGCAGCTCCAACAACAAAAAGATGAATTTTTAGGGATTGCCAGTCACGAATTAAAAACACCTGTTACCAGCATTAAAGCTTATACGCAGGTGCTGGAGCGGATGATCAGGAACGATGGCGATGAGAAAAAGGCGGCAATGGTGCACAAAATGGACCTGCAGCTAAACCGATTAACGGGTTTAATTGGCGATTTGCTCGACGTAACCAAAATTCAATCGGGTAAAATGACCTTTAACCCAATAAACTTCGATTTTGATTTGGCCGTAATAGAAATTGTTGAAGAAATGCAGCATATTTCAGCCAAGCACCATATCAACATGCATTTAAATAGCAATGCAATAGCCTATGCCGATAAAGAGAGAATTGGGCAGGTAATTACAAATTTTATTGCCAATGCAATTAAATATTCGTCTGATGCAAATAGCATTGATGTAAGCAGTTACGCCAGAGATAATGAAATCGTTTTGAGCGTTCAGGACTATGGAATCGGCATTTCGAAAGAACTGCAACATCTGGTGTTCGATCAGTTTTACCGGGTATCGGGAAATTTACAGCACACCTATCCCGGTTTGGGGTTAGGGTTGTACATATCGGCAGAGATTGTGAAGAGTGAGGGCGGCAGAATTTGGGTCGAGAGCGAAGAAGGCAAAGGATCCACTTTTTACTTTAGCTTAAAGATCAATCCGATTGAGTTGTAG
- a CDS encoding DoxX family protein: protein MKPLFVLLIVYVALLAFGSHTSFDKGNIFAGNMAMSVMLLFTAIGHFKFKTSMAAMVPLFIPKKVEIVVFTGVLEIVFAIGLSIEATRFYTGVALITFLLAILPANIYAAKHRINYEDLYKPGPGPKYLWFRIPFQLFLIGWTWYFSIR from the coding sequence ATGAAACCTTTATTCGTTTTACTGATCGTTTACGTTGCACTGCTTGCTTTCGGCAGCCACACTTCTTTTGATAAAGGCAACATTTTTGCCGGAAACATGGCCATGTCTGTCATGTTACTGTTTACCGCCATTGGCCATTTCAAGTTCAAAACCTCAATGGCTGCCATGGTTCCGCTTTTTATTCCGAAAAAGGTTGAGATTGTAGTATTTACCGGCGTACTCGAAATTGTTTTTGCAATTGGTTTGAGCATCGAAGCCACACGTTTTTATACGGGCGTGGCCTTGATTACTTTTTTACTGGCCATCCTTCCGGCTAATATTTATGCGGCAAAACACCGCATTAATTACGAAGATTTATATAAACCGGGCCCCGGCCCAAAGTATTTATGGTTCAGGATTCCGTTTCAACTTTTCTTAATCGGCTGGACGTGGTACTTTAGCATTCGATAA
- the fmt gene encoding methionyl-tRNA formyltransferase, which produces MKIVFMGTPEFAVASLDAIVNANFNVVAVVTAPDKPAGRGQKLNESAVKKYAVEKGIPVLQPEKLKQPEFIAELKSYQADLQVVVAFRMLPEVVWNMPPKGTINLHGSLLPQYRGAAPINHAIINGEKESGVTTFFLKHEIDTGDIILSDSVAIADNETAGELHDKLMGIGAQLIVKTLKAIEAGEVSEQPQPQSDALKHAPKIFKDDCKINWNCPSQTVHNLIRGLSPYPTAFTTLNDKTFKVFKAEIEDKEPAIAAGGFLTDGKTYLKFATKDGFIKLLDVQYEGKKRMAIEDFLRGMRL; this is translated from the coding sequence ATGAAAATAGTTTTTATGGGTACGCCCGAATTTGCCGTTGCTTCTTTAGATGCTATCGTGAACGCTAATTTTAACGTTGTTGCGGTTGTGACGGCGCCAGATAAACCCGCCGGACGCGGGCAAAAATTAAACGAAAGTGCGGTTAAAAAATATGCCGTAGAAAAGGGCATTCCGGTTTTGCAGCCCGAAAAACTTAAGCAACCAGAATTTATTGCAGAGCTGAAATCTTACCAGGCCGATTTACAGGTTGTTGTGGCTTTTAGAATGTTGCCCGAAGTAGTATGGAACATGCCGCCCAAGGGAACCATTAATCTGCACGGCTCCTTACTTCCCCAATATCGTGGCGCTGCACCCATTAACCATGCCATTATTAATGGTGAAAAAGAAAGTGGCGTTACCACATTTTTTCTGAAACATGAGATTGATACGGGCGATATTATTTTAAGCGACAGTGTTGCAATAGCTGACAATGAAACGGCCGGAGAGTTGCACGACAAGCTTATGGGAATTGGTGCGCAATTAATAGTGAAAACGTTAAAAGCAATTGAAGCGGGCGAAGTAAGTGAACAGCCGCAGCCGCAAAGTGATGCATTGAAACATGCACCGAAGATTTTTAAGGATGATTGTAAAATCAACTGGAATTGTCCTTCGCAAACGGTTCACAATTTAATACGTGGTTTAAGCCCGTATCCTACGGCCTTTACCACGCTGAACGACAAAACTTTTAAGGTTTTTAAAGCCGAAATTGAAGATAAAGAGCCTGCAATAGCTGCCGGAGGTTTTTTAACGGATGGAAAAACGTACTTAAAGTTTGCAACCAAAGACGGTTTCATCAAGTTATTAGATGTTCAATACGAAGGGAAGAAACGGATGGCAATTGAAGATTTTTTAAGGGGAATGCGGTTGTAA
- a CDS encoding tRNA pseudouridine synthase A has product MRYFFHIAYQGQYFSGWQRQPNVKSVQEVIEQTLSKILKLPISIIGCGRTDAHVHASQFFFHADIENAVDFDLLYILNKALPHNIAVFDIIKMEGRPHARFDAVQRKYDYFVHTYKDPFLSKQSSFYQLKNLDFDKMGAVVKLLPKYNDYRAFCTHPDKYEHTICNVMEADLFVNQTGDRFRFHIASNRFLGKMIRITMGKILMVGQGELSIDEFESELINLKATKLSLPAHPTGLYLSKVTYPYLDLAPKSEIVAALQGGDWKSVSV; this is encoded by the coding sequence ATGAGATACTTCTTTCACATCGCCTATCAAGGTCAGTATTTTAGTGGGTGGCAAAGGCAGCCAAATGTTAAAAGCGTACAGGAGGTTATAGAGCAAACCCTTTCAAAAATCTTAAAATTGCCAATTTCAATTATCGGTTGCGGAAGAACGGATGCCCATGTACATGCCAGTCAGTTTTTTTTTCATGCTGATATAGAAAACGCAGTCGATTTTGATTTGCTGTACATTTTGAACAAGGCCCTGCCTCACAACATTGCAGTTTTTGATATTATAAAAATGGAGGGTAGGCCACACGCCCGTTTCGACGCGGTACAGCGAAAGTACGATTACTTTGTTCATACCTACAAAGACCCATTTTTAAGTAAACAAAGCTCATTTTATCAGTTGAAAAATCTTGATTTTGATAAGATGGGTGCCGTGGTTAAACTTTTACCAAAATACAACGATTACAGGGCCTTTTGCACCCACCCTGATAAATACGAACACACCATTTGCAATGTAATGGAAGCCGATTTATTCGTCAATCAAACAGGCGATCGGTTCAGATTCCATATTGCAAGCAATCGTTTTTTGGGTAAAATGATCCGCATTACCATGGGTAAAATTTTAATGGTTGGCCAAGGGGAACTGAGCATCGACGAATTTGAAAGCGAACTGATCAACCTGAAGGCCACAAAACTTTCGTTGCCAGCGCATCCAACGGGCCTGTACTTATCTAAAGTTACTTACCCCTATTTGGATTTAGCGCCAAAAAGTGAAATTGTTGCTGCTTTACAGGGTGGAGATTGGAAAAGCGTCTCCGTTTGA
- the mazG gene encoding nucleoside triphosphate pyrophosphohydrolase, which translates to MPNNPIPAAAHTPADAFNRLLTVLDTLRTQCPWDKKQTMETLRHLTIEETYELSDAILEGDLDEIKKELGDVMMHLVFYSRIASETDAFNIVDVLNGVCDKLVNRHPHIYGDIEVQNEDDVKRNWEQIKLKEGNKSVLAGVPSSLPALVKAARIQEKARGVGFDWEDKSQVWEKVEEELQEFKAEFNVSGDTVIDAEKAESEFGDVLFSLINYARFININPENALEKTNKKFIKRFQYLENKAKENGKALSDMTLAEMDIYWNEAKKL; encoded by the coding sequence ATGCCGAATAACCCTATACCTGCCGCTGCCCATACGCCAGCTGATGCCTTTAATCGGTTGCTTACCGTTTTAGATACCTTGCGCACGCAATGCCCCTGGGATAAAAAACAAACCATGGAAACGCTGCGCCATTTAACCATTGAAGAAACTTATGAGCTGAGCGATGCGATTTTGGAGGGCGATTTGGATGAAATAAAAAAGGAACTGGGGGATGTAATGATGCATTTGGTTTTTTATTCGAGAATTGCATCGGAAACTGATGCTTTTAATATTGTTGATGTTTTGAACGGTGTTTGTGATAAGCTGGTGAACCGACATCCGCACATTTACGGTGATATTGAGGTGCAAAATGAGGACGATGTGAAGCGAAACTGGGAGCAGATAAAGCTAAAGGAAGGCAACAAATCGGTATTAGCGGGTGTGCCGAGCTCATTACCGGCGTTGGTGAAGGCGGCCCGGATTCAGGAAAAGGCCCGCGGTGTGGGTTTTGATTGGGAAGATAAAAGCCAGGTTTGGGAAAAGGTGGAGGAAGAATTACAAGAATTTAAGGCAGAGTTTAATGTGAGTGGCGACACGGTTATTGATGCAGAGAAAGCAGAATCGGAATTTGGCGATGTACTTTTCTCGCTGATCAATTATGCTCGTTTTATCAATATCAACCCAGAGAATGCGCTCGAAAAAACGAATAAAAAGTTCATTAAACGCTTTCAATACCTCGAAAACAAGGCAAAAGAAAACGGCAAGGCGCTTTCTGATATGACGCTTGCGGAAATGGACATTTATTGGAACGAAGCAAAGAAACTTTAG